The window AAGCCGATCAGCTTCGCCGAGGCCGCGGTGCTGGCGGAGGACGGCACCCCGCTGCCACCCGGGCAGATCGGCCGGCTGGGTCTCAAGTCGCCCACGCTCACGCCGGGTTACTGGAACGACTCACTGACCTGGAACCGGATGCGGCTCGGCGGCTACTGGCTCACCGGCGACCTCGCCCACCAGGACGAGGAGGGCAACTTCTACCACCTGGACCGGGTCCCGGACGCCGTGCGCACCCGCGCCGGCATCGTCTTCAGCACCCGCACCGAGGAACTGCTGCTGGCCGGGCTGCCGAGGCTCGCCGACTGCACGGTGGTGGGGGTCGCCCCCGACGGCGTCCGCGCGGACTGGGACGGCGACGGGGAGGCCGAGGCGTACGCGCTGCTCCAGCTCGCGGACGGCGAGGGCACCGACGACGACGGTGAGAACGACGAGGTGTGGACCGCGCGCGTCAACGCCGTGCTGACGGCCGCCGGGTTCCCGCCGGTCACCCGGGCGCTGCGGATGAAGCCCGACGACGTGGCCAAGGGCGCCACCGGCAAGGTTCTCAAACGAGTGATGCGGGACCGGTTCGCGGCCCGCCTGGCCGCCGCGACCGCCGCCGAGGAGCAGCACGCATGAGCACGCACAGCGACGCCGACGGCGTCAACCACCGCGCCCGCGCCGGTGAGGCGTACCGGCTCTGGTGGCAGCACGACGCCAACTGGTACCAGGGGGTCGCCGCGCGGTACGGCCAGGAGGTCGCCAACGAGATCAACGCGGAGGCGATGGGGAAGGTCGCCCTGCACGTCGGGCAGCGCGTCGCCCGGCTGCGCGGACCGCTCCCGGACACCGGCGACAGCCGCAAGGACCTGGAGGAGCTGCGCCGCCGCTACGACGAGTGCGGCGACCGGATGTTCCCGCCGGAGCTGCGCAACGCCTCCACCGAGGTCGAGGACGACGACCTCGTCGTGCTCACCCTGAAGCGGAACTTCGCGATCACCATGGTCCGGATGGCCGGTTCCCTGGAGGGGTACCGCTGCCCCTGCACCGCCGTCCACGCGGGCTGGTCCGAGGGCCTCGGCGCGACCCTGACGGAGAACCGGGCCGAGAGCTGTCTGCGGGACGGCGACCCGGCGTGCCGTCTGCTCATGCGGATCGCCACCCCCCTCGCACCGGGTGCGGAGGGCTGAGGCGTGCGTGTACTCGTCGCCGGGGCCACCGGAGTGGTCGGGCATCCGCTGGTGGGCGCGCTCCGGGCGCGGGGCCATCACGTGAGCGCGCTGGTGCGGCAGGGCTCCCTGGGCCGGGCCCCCGAGGCCGACGAGGTGGTGGTCGCCGACGCCCTCGACCGTGCCGCCGTGCTGTCGGCGGTGTCGGCCGCCCGTCCCGAGGCGGTCGTCCACCAGCTGTCGGCCCTGCGGCTGCTGGGCGACGACCCGCCCGGAGCCTTCGCCCTCACCGCGCGGCTGCGCACCGAGGGCACCGCCCATCTGGTCGAGGCGGCCCGCGAAGCCGGCGCGCGCCGGCTGGTCGCCCAGTCCATCGCCTTCGCCGCCGCCCCGGCGGGCGATCCGGTCCTGGACGAGGACGCGCCGCTGTACGTGGACGCCCCCGACCCCGGCTGGGCCTCGACCGTACGGGCCGTCGCCGAGCTGGAACGGCGGGTGACGGGTGACGGCCCGCAGGGGGTGGTGCTGCGCTACGGCACGCTGTACGGCCCGCGCACCGCGTACGCCCGGACCGGCGCGACCGCCGCGTCCGTGCTGGCCGGACGGCTGCCGCTGGCCGGCGGCGGGGCCGGGATCACGTCGTTCCTGCACGTCGAGGACGCGGTGGGGGCGGCCGTGACGGCCGTCGAGTCCGACGCCACCGGGGTGTTCCATGTGACGGACGACGACCCCGCCCCCGCCGCGCAGTGGCTGCCGCACCTCGCCCGGACGCTGGCCGCGCCCTCCCCGCGCACGGTCCCCGCGGCTCTCGCGCCCCGGCTGCTCGGCTGGTTCATGGCCCACCAGCTCAACGCCGCGCACGGCGCCGCCAACGACCGCGCCCGTACGGCCCTCGGCTGGAAGCCGGTCAGAGCGAGCTGGCGCGACGGGCTGGGCCGGGAATGACCCGAACCGATGACGCCCTCGCCCTCTGCGTGATCGGCGCCGGTCCGCGCGGCCTCTCCGTGCTGGAGCGGATCTGCGCCAACGCGCGAGGGGTCGGGCGGCCGGTCGAGGTCCACCTCGTCGATCCGTACCCGCCGGGCGCGGGCGCGGTCTGGCGCACGGACCAGCCGGGCGAGCTGCTGATGAACACGGTCGCCTCGCAGGTGACCCTGTTCACCGACGACAGCGTGGACTGCGCGGGACCCTCGGTGCCGGGACCGAGCCTCTACGAGTGGGCGTGCGCGATCCGCGGCAGGGACGTCGAGGACGGCTTCGGCCGGGACGTCGCACAGGCCCTGCCCGCACGGGCGGTGGAGGAGGCCCGGCGGCTCGGCCCCGACACCTATCCGACCCGCGCGTTCCACGGCCACTACCTGGAATGGGTCTTCCGGCACCTGCTGCGCACGGCCCCCGCGCACGTGACGGTCCGCACCCACCGGACGACGGCTGTCGCACTCACCGACGAGGCCGAAACCGGGCACGACGAGGACACCGCGAACCCGCCGCAGCGGGTGACACTGGCGAACGGCCGGCGCCTGGCGGGGCTGGACGCGGTGGTGCTCGCCCTCGGCCACGGCGCTGTGACGCCGTCGCCGGAGGAACGCGCCCTACGCGCCTTCGCCGACCGCCACCACCTCGTCCACGTGGCCCCCGCGAACCCGGCCGACACCGACCTGAGCCGTGTCGCGCCGGGCACGCCGGTCGCCCTGCGGGGACTGGGCCTGAACTTCTTCGACTGCCTGGCCCTGCTCACCGAGGGCCGCGGCGGCACCTTCAAGGAGGGCGAGTCCGGTCTCGTGTACCTCCCGAGCGGCAACGAGCCCGTGCTGTACGCCGGTTCACGGCGCGGGGTGCCGTACCACGCCCGGGGCGAGAACGAGAAGGGCGCGCTCGGCCGCCACGAGCCGCGCTTCCTGACCCCGGACGTCATCGCGGGGCTGCGGCGCCGCGTGGCCGAAGGGCGCCCGCTCGGCTTCCGCCGGGACCTCTGGCCGCTCGTCGACCGCGAGGTACGGACCGTCCACCACGAGGCACGGATCCGCGCCGCCCGGGGAGCGGAGGCGGCCGAGGAGTTCGTACGGTCGTGCCTCGCGGACCCGGACGGGCGGGGTGAGGCGGCCCTGCTCGACCGTCACGCGGTCCCGCCCGGCGAGCGCTGGGACTGGGAACGGATCGAACGCCCTTACGGAGAGCGGAAATTCGCGGGCCGCGCCGACTTCCGGGACTGGCTGCTGGCGTATCTGCGCCGGGATGTCGCCGAGGCCCGTCGCGGCAATGTGCGCGGTCCGTTGAAGGCGGCGCTGGACGCCCTGCGGGACCTGCGCAACGAGATCCGGCTCGTCGTCGACCACGGCGGAGTCTCCGGCGACTCGTACCGCGCCGAACTCGACGGCTGGTACACCCCGTTGAACGCCTTCACCTCGATCGGCCCGCCGGCCTTCCGCATCGAGCAGCTGATCGCGCTGATCGAGGCGGAGGTCGTCCAGGTGCTCGGCCCGGGGATGCGGGTACGGGCGTGGACGTCCGGTGCCGACGCGGTGGCGGGCACCGGCGAGGGCGGTTTCCTCGTGGACGCCGAGTCGGTGGACGAACCCCCGGTGCGGGTCACCGCCCTGATCGAGGCCCGGCTGCCCGCCGTGGACCTGCGGCGGAGCACCGACCCGCTGCTCCGGGGGCTGCTCGCGTCCGGCGCCTGCGGCCCGTACCGGCTGGCGGGCGCGCCGGGGCACGAGCCCGGCGGGCTGGCGGTCACCGACGGCCCGCCCCGGCTGGTGGACGCGGCGGGCCGGCCGCACCCGCGCCGGTTCGCCTTCGGGGTGCCGGTGGAGGGGGTGCGCTGGGTGACGGCGGTCGGCATCAGGCCCGGCGTCGGTTCGGTGACGCTGGAGGACTCGGACGCGATCGCGCGTGCGGCGCTGGGGCTGGGGCCGGAACCCGGGTCGGCGCCGGGGCCGACGGCGGAGGCCGGGAGCCACGAGACCGCCGTCGTTCCGTCCCCGCATCGGACATCAGGCACGAGGAGTCGAGGAGCGTGAACGCGATGTCCGTATCCGTGGGCACCGATGCCGGCCTGCTCGCCCCCACCTGGGCGGGCACACCCGTCGCCGCCGAGGTGACCGACGAGGCGTGGCTGCAGGCCATGCTGGACGCGGAGGTGGCGCTGGCCCGCGCCCAGCACGCGGTCGGGCTGACCCCCGCCGCCGCCGTGGAGACGATCGCCGCGGCGGCCCGCGCGGAACGCCTGGACCTGGCTGCCCTCGCCCACGCGTCCCGGGCGGCCGCCAATCCCGTGGTCGCCCTGGTGACCGTCTTCGGGGAGGTCGTCGCCGCGAAGGATCCGGCCGCCGCGGAGTATGTGCACCGGGGGTCCACCAGCCAGGACATCCTGGACTCGGCGGCGATGCTGATCGGCCGCCGGGTGCTCGACCTGATCGCGGCGGACCTGTGCCGCGTGACGGCC is drawn from Streptomyces bottropensis ATCC 25435 and contains these coding sequences:
- a CDS encoding FAD/NAD(P)-binding protein, which produces MTRTDDALALCVIGAGPRGLSVLERICANARGVGRPVEVHLVDPYPPGAGAVWRTDQPGELLMNTVASQVTLFTDDSVDCAGPSVPGPSLYEWACAIRGRDVEDGFGRDVAQALPARAVEEARRLGPDTYPTRAFHGHYLEWVFRHLLRTAPAHVTVRTHRTTAVALTDEAETGHDEDTANPPQRVTLANGRRLAGLDAVVLALGHGAVTPSPEERALRAFADRHHLVHVAPANPADTDLSRVAPGTPVALRGLGLNFFDCLALLTEGRGGTFKEGESGLVYLPSGNEPVLYAGSRRGVPYHARGENEKGALGRHEPRFLTPDVIAGLRRRVAEGRPLGFRRDLWPLVDREVRTVHHEARIRAARGAEAAEEFVRSCLADPDGRGEAALLDRHAVPPGERWDWERIERPYGERKFAGRADFRDWLLAYLRRDVAEARRGNVRGPLKAALDALRDLRNEIRLVVDHGGVSGDSYRAELDGWYTPLNAFTSIGPPAFRIEQLIALIEAEVVQVLGPGMRVRAWTSGADAVAGTGEGGFLVDAESVDEPPVRVTALIEARLPAVDLRRSTDPLLRGLLASGACGPYRLAGAPGHEPGGLAVTDGPPRLVDAAGRPHPRRFAFGVPVEGVRWVTAVGIRPGVGSVTLEDSDAIARAALGLGPEPGSAPGPTAEAGSHETAVVPSPHRTSGTRSRGA
- a CDS encoding NAD-dependent epimerase/dehydratase family protein — protein: MRVLVAGATGVVGHPLVGALRARGHHVSALVRQGSLGRAPEADEVVVADALDRAAVLSAVSAARPEAVVHQLSALRLLGDDPPGAFALTARLRTEGTAHLVEAAREAGARRLVAQSIAFAAAPAGDPVLDEDAPLYVDAPDPGWASTVRAVAELERRVTGDGPQGVVLRYGTLYGPRTAYARTGATAASVLAGRLPLAGGGAGITSFLHVEDAVGAAVTAVESDATGVFHVTDDDPAPAAQWLPHLARTLAAPSPRTVPAALAPRLLGWFMAHQLNAAHGAANDRARTALGWKPVRASWRDGLGRE